One Deltaproteobacteria bacterium DNA segment encodes these proteins:
- a CDS encoding flavodoxin, whose product MKTGLFFGTCTGNTEELAEVIQDQLNIDESDVHDVAQASVNDLMAYEFLIVGIPTWHIGELQDDWYCLYEDLEKVDLSGKKIALFGLGDQYGYGDTFLDGMGILYKKMVERGAEGNIGFWPTEGYEFDASEAIVDGQFCGLAIDQDCQSELTDERLEKWCDILKLQLQKIAA is encoded by the coding sequence ATGAAGACAGGACTATTTTTCGGTACTTGCACAGGCAACACAGAAGAGTTGGCTGAAGTAATCCAAGACCAGCTCAATATTGATGAATCAGATGTACATGACGTAGCCCAAGCATCGGTGAATGATTTAATGGCCTATGAGTTTCTTATTGTGGGAATTCCAACTTGGCATATCGGAGAGCTTCAGGATGATTGGTATTGCCTTTATGAGGACCTCGAGAAGGTAGACCTCAGTGGTAAGAAGATCGCTCTCTTTGGTCTCGGAGATCAATACGGTTACGGCGATACGTTTCTAGATGGGATGGGTATTCTCTACAAGAAGATGGTGGAGCGGGGGGCCGAAGGCAACATCGGGTTTTGGCCCACTGAAGGCTATGAGTTTGACGCTTCTGAAGCCATTGTTGACGGCCAGTTTTGTGGCCTAGCAATCGACCAAGATTGTCAGTCTGAACTTACCGATGAGCGCCTCGAAAAGTGGTGCGATATTCTCAAACTACAGCTTCAAAAAATAGCTGCCTGA